A genomic window from Candidatus Andeanibacterium colombiense includes:
- the fdhD gene encoding formate dehydrogenase accessory sulfurtransferase FdhD, with product MLEIRRDGSRREIERSWVPEAPVALEFNGLAYAVMMATPADLEDFALGFALTEGLAKQPSDLSDLDVAEVEKGWIVRGTLTGLGIDQLTERVRARVAESSCGLCGIENLDAVAKPLPQIAPHAALGDAAIFRALGELRDHQQLGRATGAAHAAAFASPEGAILHAREDVGRHNALDKLIGALARAGQDIAAGFVLSSARCSYEIVEKTVRAGAMCLVTISLPTSMAVERAKAAGLSLYSLARDDSVLLVNEGFPLR from the coding sequence GTGCTGGAGATCCGGCGCGACGGTTCGCGCCGGGAAATCGAACGCAGCTGGGTGCCCGAAGCGCCGGTCGCGCTTGAATTCAACGGGCTCGCCTATGCGGTGATGATGGCGACGCCCGCCGATCTGGAAGATTTCGCGCTGGGCTTCGCGCTGACCGAGGGGCTGGCGAAGCAGCCGTCCGATCTCTCCGATCTCGACGTCGCCGAAGTCGAGAAGGGCTGGATCGTCCGCGGCACCTTGACCGGGCTCGGGATCGACCAGCTGACCGAACGCGTCCGCGCGCGGGTTGCAGAAAGCTCCTGCGGCTTGTGCGGGATCGAGAACCTCGACGCGGTCGCCAAGCCGCTGCCGCAAATCGCACCGCACGCGGCGCTGGGCGATGCGGCGATCTTCCGCGCGCTCGGCGAGCTCCGCGATCACCAGCAGCTCGGCCGCGCGACCGGCGCCGCCCACGCGGCCGCCTTCGCCTCGCCCGAGGGAGCGATCCTCCACGCGCGCGAGGACGTCGGCCGCCACAATGCGCTCGACAAATTGATCGGCGCCCTCGCCAGGGCCGGGCAGGATATCGCCGCGGGCTTCGTGCTCTCCTCCGCCCGCTGCTCCTACGAAATCGTCGAGAAGACCGTCCGCGCCGGCGCGATGTGCCTGGTCACCATTTCGCTCCCGACCTCGATGGCGGTCGAGCGCGCGAAGGCGGCCGGCCTCAGCCTCTACAGCCTCGCACGCGACGACAGCGTGCTGCTGGTGAACGAAGGCTTCCCGCTCCGCTAG
- the fdhF gene encoding formate dehydrogenase subunit alpha, which translates to MGYERQADFGTPEVKSEELVTLTIDGREVTVPAGTTVMRAASEAGGSIPKLCATDSLNQFGSCRLCLVEIEGARGTPASCTTPVGPGMKVLTQTPRLDKLRKGVMELYISDHPLDCLTCSANNDCELQDQAANVGLRDVRYGFEGANHMQQDVDTSNPYFDFTPDKCIVCSRCVRACDETQGTLALTVDGRGFASMISAGQKGDDFLSSECVSCGACVQACPTSALMEKTVKEIGKPERAVVTTCAYCGVGCTFRAEMRGEQLVRMVPWKDGKANRGHSCVKGRFAWGYANHQDRILNPMIRESIEDPWQEVSWEEVMRYTAERLNKIKAESGARALGGITSSRCTNEEAYLVQKIVRGGFGSNNVDTCARVCHSPTGFGLSTTFGTSAGTQDFDSVMDSDVILVIGANPTDAHPVFGSRMKRRLRQGAKLIVIDPRRIDLVRSPHIEADYHLPLQPGTNVAVMTSIAHVIVTEGLADEAFIRERCDWDEYQDWARFVSDEKNSPEFLEAVTRVPAAEVRGAARLFATGGNGAIYYGLGVTEHSQGSSTVMSIANLAMATGNIGRRGVGVNPLRGQNNVQGSCDMGSFPHELSGYRHISDGATRKLFEDDWGVTLDPEPGLRIPNMLDAAVDGTFRAIYIQGEDILQSDPDTKHVAAGLAAMDCVIVHDLFLNETANYAHIFLPGSTFLEKDGTFTNAERRIQPVRKVMDPANGYADWEVTQLLANAMGLDWNYSHPSEILAEISRLTPTFAGVSWERLEREGSLQWPVNDKAPDGSPIMHVDGFVRGKGKFVVTEYIPTDERTGPRYPLLLTTGRILSHYNVGAQTRRTGNVVWHEEDVLEMHPTDAENRGLKSGDWARLASRAGETTLHVLVTDRVAPGVVYTTFHHPTTQANVITTDNSDWATNCPEYKVTAVQVMPSNGPSQWQEDYNEQAERSRRIATAEAAE; encoded by the coding sequence ATGGGTTATGAGCGTCAGGCAGATTTCGGGACGCCCGAGGTCAAGTCGGAAGAGCTGGTCACGCTGACCATCGATGGCCGCGAGGTCACCGTTCCCGCCGGGACCACGGTGATGCGCGCGGCGTCCGAAGCCGGCGGCTCGATCCCCAAGCTCTGCGCGACCGACAGCCTGAACCAGTTCGGCTCGTGCCGCCTGTGCCTGGTCGAGATCGAAGGTGCGCGCGGCACCCCCGCCAGCTGCACCACCCCGGTGGGCCCGGGCATGAAGGTCCTGACCCAGACCCCGCGGCTCGACAAATTGCGCAAGGGGGTGATGGAACTCTACATCTCCGACCACCCGCTCGACTGCCTGACCTGCTCGGCCAACAACGATTGCGAATTGCAGGACCAGGCCGCCAATGTCGGCCTGCGCGATGTGCGCTATGGCTTCGAAGGCGCGAACCACATGCAGCAGGATGTGGACACGTCGAACCCCTATTTCGACTTCACCCCCGACAAATGCATCGTCTGTTCGCGCTGCGTGCGCGCCTGCGACGAGACCCAGGGCACGCTTGCGCTCACGGTCGACGGACGCGGCTTCGCCTCGATGATCAGCGCCGGCCAGAAGGGCGACGATTTCCTCTCCAGCGAATGCGTCAGCTGCGGCGCTTGCGTCCAGGCCTGCCCTACATCCGCGCTGATGGAAAAAACCGTCAAGGAAATCGGCAAGCCCGAACGCGCGGTCGTGACCACCTGCGCCTATTGCGGCGTCGGCTGCACCTTCCGCGCCGAGATGCGCGGCGAACAGCTGGTCCGCATGGTCCCGTGGAAGGACGGCAAGGCCAACCGCGGCCATAGCTGCGTCAAGGGCCGCTTCGCCTGGGGCTATGCGAACCATCAGGACCGCATCCTCAACCCGATGATCCGCGAGAGCATCGAGGATCCCTGGCAGGAAGTCAGCTGGGAAGAGGTGATGCGCTACACCGCAGAGCGCCTGAACAAGATCAAGGCCGAGAGCGGCGCCCGCGCGCTGGGCGGGATCACCTCCAGCCGCTGCACCAACGAAGAAGCCTACCTCGTCCAGAAGATCGTGCGCGGCGGTTTCGGGTCGAACAATGTCGATACCTGCGCCCGCGTGTGCCACTCGCCGACCGGCTTCGGCCTGTCGACCACCTTCGGCACAAGCGCCGGCACGCAGGATTTCGATTCGGTGATGGATTCGGACGTGATCCTGGTGATCGGCGCGAACCCGACCGACGCCCACCCGGTGTTCGGCAGCCGCATGAAGCGCCGGCTGCGCCAGGGCGCCAAGCTGATCGTGATCGATCCGCGGCGGATCGACCTCGTCCGCTCGCCGCATATCGAGGCGGATTACCACCTCCCGCTGCAGCCCGGCACCAATGTCGCGGTGATGACCAGCATCGCCCATGTGATCGTGACCGAAGGCCTCGCCGACGAGGCCTTCATCCGCGAACGCTGCGACTGGGATGAATATCAGGATTGGGCGCGCTTCGTCTCCGACGAGAAGAACAGCCCCGAATTCCTCGAAGCCGTCACCCGAGTCCCCGCCGCCGAAGTGCGCGGCGCGGCGCGGCTGTTCGCGACCGGCGGCAACGGCGCGATCTATTACGGCCTCGGGGTTACCGAGCACAGCCAGGGTTCGTCGACCGTGATGTCGATCGCGAACCTCGCGATGGCGACCGGCAATATCGGCCGCCGCGGCGTGGGCGTGAACCCGCTGCGCGGCCAGAACAACGTGCAGGGCAGCTGCGACATGGGCAGCTTCCCGCATGAACTCAGCGGCTATCGCCACATCTCCGATGGTGCGACCCGCAAATTGTTCGAGGACGACTGGGGCGTGACTCTCGATCCCGAGCCCGGCCTGCGTATCCCGAACATGCTCGATGCGGCGGTCGACGGCACCTTCCGCGCGATCTACATCCAGGGCGAGGACATCCTCCAGTCCGATCCGGACACCAAGCATGTCGCCGCCGGCCTCGCCGCGATGGACTGCGTGATCGTCCACGATCTGTTCCTGAACGAAACCGCGAATTACGCGCATATCTTCCTGCCGGGCTCGACCTTCCTCGAGAAGGACGGGACCTTCACCAATGCCGAACGCCGCATCCAGCCGGTGCGCAAGGTGATGGATCCGGCCAACGGCTATGCCGACTGGGAAGTCACCCAGTTGCTCGCCAATGCGATGGGGCTCGACTGGAACTATTCGCACCCGAGCGAAATCCTCGCCGAAATCTCGCGCCTCACGCCGACGTTCGCCGGCGTGTCGTGGGAACGGCTCGAGCGCGAAGGCTCGCTCCAGTGGCCGGTCAACGACAAGGCGCCCGACGGTTCGCCGATCATGCATGTCGACGGCTTCGTGCGTGGCAAGGGCAAGTTCGTGGTCACCGAATATATCCCGACCGACGAGCGCACCGGCCCGCGCTATCCGCTGCTGCTGACCACCGGGCGCATCCTCAGCCATTACAATGTCGGCGCGCAGACCCGCCGCACCGGCAATGTCGTGTGGCATGAGGAAGATGTGCTCGAAATGCATCCGACCGATGCCGAGAACCGCGGCCTCAAGAGCGGCGACTGGGCCCGCCTCGCGAGCCGTGCGGGCGAAACCACGCTGCATGTGCTCGTCACTGACCGGGTCGCGCCGGGGGTCGTCTATACGACCTTCCACCACCCGACCACGCAGGCCAACGTTATCACCACCGACAATTCGGACTGGGCGACCAACTGCCCCGAATACAAGGTCACCGCGGTGCAGGTGATGCCGTCCAACGGCCCGTCGCAGTGGCAGGAAGACTATAACGAGCAGGCCGAGCGTTCGCGTCGCATCGCCACCGCGGAAGCAGCCGAATGA
- a CDS encoding formate dehydrogenase subunit delta has product MNGHGIAKLRRMADQIGANFAATGHDHAVFATADHIWKFWDPRMKAAIFADDRSVLNPIAREAIEILAQGIRPTPPPADSMFNKVNEVGHSDAG; this is encoded by the coding sequence ATGAACGGCCACGGCATCGCCAAGCTGCGCCGCATGGCCGACCAGATCGGGGCGAACTTCGCCGCGACCGGGCACGACCATGCGGTGTTCGCCACCGCGGATCATATCTGGAAATTCTGGGATCCGCGGATGAAGGCGGCAATCTTCGCCGACGACCGCAGCGTGCTGAACCCGATCGCCCGCGAAGCGATCGAAATCCTCGCGCAGGGCATCCGCCCGACGCCGCCGCCGGCCGACAGCATGTTCAACAAGGTCAACGAGGTCGGCCATTCCGACGCCGGCTGA
- a CDS encoding homoserine O-acetyltransferase has protein sequence MAPDLAPPSTTLVLDAPLPLDSGQALERVEIAYETYGTLKPDGSNAILIFHALTGDQYVASKHPRTGKPGWWARMVGPGKPIDTERFHIVCANVIGGCLGSTGPASPDKTGRPQGMGFPVITVRDMVRAQVALLDALGIGKLYAVVGGSMGGMLALSLAANFPERAARVLAIATTARHSAQNIAFHEVGRQAIMADPNWQSGEYYGTGKAPDSGLAVARMAAHITYLSEAGLTEKFGRRLQDREAKSFGFDADFQVESYLRYQGLSFVDRFDANSYLYITRAMDYFDLAEEHGGRLADAFRGTPARFCLVSFDTDWLYPTSESRSVVHALNAVAAPVSFVELSAPYGHDSFLLDVPALDRVIKGFLE, from the coding sequence ATGGCACCCGATCTCGCCCCTCCCAGCACCACGCTCGTGCTCGATGCGCCGCTGCCGCTCGACAGCGGGCAGGCGCTCGAGCGCGTCGAGATCGCCTATGAAACCTATGGCACCCTCAAGCCCGACGGTTCGAACGCGATCCTGATCTTCCATGCGCTGACCGGCGATCAATATGTCGCCAGCAAGCATCCGCGCACCGGCAAGCCCGGCTGGTGGGCGCGGATGGTCGGACCCGGCAAGCCGATCGACACCGAGCGCTTCCACATTGTCTGCGCCAATGTGATTGGCGGCTGCCTCGGCTCGACCGGCCCGGCCAGCCCGGACAAGACCGGCAGGCCGCAGGGCATGGGCTTCCCGGTGATCACGGTCCGCGACATGGTCCGCGCACAGGTCGCGCTGCTCGATGCGCTCGGGATCGGCAAGCTCTACGCGGTCGTCGGCGGATCGATGGGCGGGATGCTCGCGCTGAGCCTCGCGGCCAATTTCCCCGAGCGCGCCGCGCGGGTGCTCGCGATCGCCACCACGGCGCGCCATTCGGCCCAGAACATCGCGTTCCACGAAGTCGGGCGCCAGGCGATCATGGCCGATCCAAACTGGCAGAGCGGCGAATATTACGGCACCGGCAAAGCCCCCGACAGCGGGCTCGCGGTCGCGCGCATGGCCGCGCATATCACCTATCTGTCCGAAGCCGGACTGACCGAGAAGTTCGGCCGCCGGCTGCAGGACCGTGAGGCGAAGAGCTTCGGCTTCGACGCCGATTTCCAGGTCGAGAGCTATCTGCGCTATCAGGGGCTGAGCTTCGTCGACCGGTTCGACGCGAACTCCTATCTCTATATCACCCGCGCGATGGACTATTTCGACCTCGCCGAGGAGCATGGCGGTCGGTTGGCGGATGCCTTCCGCGGCACGCCCGCGCGCTTCTGCCTGGTCAGCTTCGATACCGATTGGCTCTACCCGACCTCGGAATCGCGCAGCGTGGTCCATGCGCTCAACGCGGTCGCCGCGCCGGTCAGCTTCGTCGAGCTCTCGGCGCCCTATGGCCATGACAGCTTCCTGCTCGACGTCCCGGCACTCGACCGGGTGATCAAGGGCTTCCTCGAATGA
- a CDS encoding HPP family protein — MRFFRPVLVGARPFDRILACLGAAVGIALTIVLCRELPLARENLPIIVAPLGASAVLAFAVPASPLAQPWAVVGGNTLSALAGVFAFRMIPDPMLAAGAGVGLAILVMSLCRCLHPPGGAAALTAVIGTPDIHAAGYYFAFAPVALNSIALVSLAMLFHRLSRHSYPHVPLPAGDALQVSGFHLEDIDRALADLPDSFDISRADLDVLLSHAEAHARQRLKAAKN, encoded by the coding sequence ATCAGATTTTTCCGGCCGGTCCTGGTCGGTGCGCGGCCTTTCGACCGCATCCTCGCCTGCCTCGGCGCGGCGGTAGGTATCGCGCTGACGATTGTGCTGTGCCGCGAACTTCCGCTCGCACGCGAGAACCTCCCGATCATCGTCGCCCCGCTCGGCGCAAGCGCGGTGCTGGCCTTCGCGGTCCCGGCCAGCCCGCTCGCGCAGCCGTGGGCGGTGGTCGGCGGGAACACCCTCTCCGCGCTCGCCGGGGTGTTTGCGTTCCGGATGATCCCCGATCCCATGCTGGCTGCCGGCGCGGGCGTGGGGCTGGCGATCCTGGTGATGTCGCTGTGCCGCTGCCTTCATCCGCCCGGCGGAGCGGCAGCGCTGACCGCGGTGATCGGCACTCCGGACATCCACGCCGCCGGCTATTATTTCGCCTTCGCTCCGGTGGCGCTCAATTCGATCGCGCTGGTGTCGCTGGCGATGCTTTTTCACCGCCTGTCGCGGCACTCCTATCCGCACGTGCCGCTGCCGGCGGGCGATGCGCTGCAGGTGTCGGGTTTCCATCTGGAAGACATCGACCGCGCGCTGGCCGATTTGCCGGACAGCTTCGATATCAGCCGCGCGGATCTCGACGTGCTGCTGTCCCACGCCGAGGCGCATGCGCGCCAGCGCCTGAAGGCCGCCAAAAATTAA
- the metW gene encoding methionine biosynthesis protein MetW: protein MSTLRPDLAVIAEHIPAGARVLDVGCGDGTLMAALRDRRGIDARGIELSPEDVELCVSKGLSVIQGDANRDLPQYPDDAFDYAILSQTLQTAERPDLMLDQLLRVGRQAFVSFPNFAYWRMRLSLLVNGRMPVTRHLPVSWYETENIHHLAIADFEALIAEKGVKVEASWFFGQGRQFGKAGANWRAEHAVFQLSR from the coding sequence ATGAGCACGCTGCGCCCCGACCTCGCGGTGATCGCCGAGCATATCCCCGCCGGTGCGCGGGTACTCGATGTCGGTTGCGGCGACGGCACGCTGATGGCGGCACTGCGTGACAGGCGCGGGATCGACGCGCGCGGGATCGAGCTGAGCCCGGAAGACGTCGAGCTGTGCGTCAGCAAGGGCCTGTCGGTGATCCAGGGCGACGCGAACCGCGACCTGCCGCAATATCCGGACGATGCGTTCGACTACGCGATCCTGTCGCAGACGCTCCAGACCGCCGAGCGGCCGGACCTGATGCTCGACCAGTTGCTGCGGGTCGGGCGGCAGGCTTTCGTCAGCTTTCCGAACTTCGCCTATTGGCGCATGCGCCTGTCGCTGCTGGTCAATGGCCGTATGCCGGTGACTCGGCATCTGCCGGTGAGCTGGTACGAGACCGAGAACATCCACCATCTCGCGATCGCCGATTTCGAGGCGCTGATCGCCGAAAAGGGCGTGAAGGTCGAAGCGAGCTGGTTCTTCGGCCAGGGCCGCCAGTTCGGCAAGGCCGGCGCCAACTGGCGCGCCGAACATGCGGTGTTCCAGCTGAGTCGCTAG
- a CDS encoding tetratricopeptide repeat protein: MNLKLIFAASVCALAISGPARADEEVKIAPPADWVVKPADKKPPKTARVAPAPETAPADSDAPVKIIGADYQVRLEPDRQITYSAFSMQFLTPQGLAAGNLSLPWDPATQTITVHEVHIKRGSVVIDVLGEGQTFTVLRREQGLELAMLDGDLTANLFPAGLEVGDTLEFSYTLETRQPVLKGHAEASLGPLNAPLGKVHLLFEWPEGLDMHLSQPRDLPAWQRSKQGGMQVAQLTVDDFQPLITPHLAPARYSIIRMPEATDFSSWDQVSHLLRPLYVQASQIPTDGKLHDELEKIRAASDNPLKRAELALDLVQDKIRYVALSMGAGGLVPADAATTWTRRFGDCKGKTVMLLGLLRELGIEAEPVLVNTAAGDALSERPPMVFLFDHVLVRAVIGGHEYWLDGTRSGDRTLAEIKVPAFGWGLPLRDGPTQLARMMPEPLTQPTEDLAIHIDASGGLRLPAPTEIENVLRGDNAIGFNNAIASLAGNVRKEALERYWHGEFAFVTPEKIDARFDPASGEMHLTLSGTAEMDWNGVWYETDKMHVGFSPDFARADGPGKDAPFAVAYPFFTRAVETIVLPAGFTADQISGKPIDETVAGIEYHREAAIDGTVFKAVRTSRSIVPEFAAADAPAAAKRLTALNDEGLYLKMPSTYRPNSAELAYRSSQNITDVQGLIDRGVEELDYQRYDEALADFDRAVALAPDNPFAAADRGMALVWKHDPVGAEQAFLRAEKLDPDNAVVNRGRGVLALQAQDFGKAEGLFRRSLEIEPDNAFAHFQLALALFGKQDLEGALGEARQAIKLNSGYGAAYSLQATLLMNLKRPDEAAAAVDTMVKTFPKDSQMLTYASNLYDALGKSEKSEQLLKTSLATEETPLALVNRAERRPVNETEQKLADLTRALQIDPKFVPALIGRGNVRWMEYQLKPALSDVNQAIAIAPDAFQAYDVKAKILADMERKQEAAAVARQLIDANPQAAAAYFFAANIYDRLGMAKEAKAVRDKQVALPAQSVGALLYRNSLRERTDLTGREQDIEAALTLDPGSAPALIAKSQLQEDRDDWPGAAESLAKARIRDKTDAQIPTLQGIALVKANHTAEAAEAFDASRKLATTAQDLNTICFDKVMRGVALERAVEECDASLQLAPDKPATLDSRGLAYLRLGKLGQAKTDYDRAIDKLPGVANPLYGRAVARALSGDLKGAREDAAAALRISPQMEKTFREWGIDIPAAIAGKPN, from the coding sequence ATGAATCTCAAGCTGATCTTCGCCGCCAGCGTCTGTGCGCTGGCAATCTCGGGTCCGGCACGCGCGGATGAGGAGGTGAAGATCGCACCCCCGGCTGACTGGGTGGTAAAGCCCGCAGACAAGAAGCCACCCAAAACCGCGCGGGTCGCTCCAGCGCCCGAAACCGCGCCCGCGGATAGCGACGCGCCGGTCAAGATCATCGGCGCCGATTACCAGGTCCGCCTCGAACCGGATCGGCAAATCACCTACAGCGCGTTTTCGATGCAGTTCCTCACCCCGCAGGGGCTCGCGGCCGGCAATCTCTCGCTGCCCTGGGATCCCGCGACGCAGACGATCACCGTCCACGAGGTTCATATAAAGCGCGGCAGCGTGGTAATCGACGTGCTGGGAGAAGGCCAGACTTTCACCGTGCTGCGCCGCGAGCAAGGGCTCGAACTCGCGATGCTCGACGGGGATCTCACCGCCAACCTGTTTCCGGCAGGGCTTGAAGTCGGCGACACGCTCGAATTTTCCTATACCCTCGAAACCCGGCAACCGGTGCTCAAGGGCCACGCCGAAGCTTCGCTCGGGCCGCTCAATGCGCCGTTGGGCAAGGTCCACCTGCTGTTCGAATGGCCGGAAGGCCTCGACATGCATCTCTCCCAACCGCGCGATCTCCCCGCCTGGCAGCGCTCGAAGCAGGGCGGCATGCAGGTCGCGCAGCTGACCGTCGACGATTTCCAGCCCCTCATCACCCCGCATCTGGCACCGGCGCGCTATTCCATTATCCGCATGCCTGAAGCGACCGACTTTTCTTCGTGGGACCAGGTTTCGCACCTGCTGCGCCCACTTTACGTGCAGGCATCGCAAATCCCGACGGACGGCAAATTGCACGACGAGCTGGAGAAAATCCGCGCGGCCAGCGACAATCCGCTCAAGCGCGCCGAGCTGGCGCTGGATCTGGTGCAGGACAAGATCCGTTATGTCGCCCTGTCGATGGGCGCCGGCGGGCTGGTTCCGGCCGATGCCGCAACCACTTGGACCCGGCGCTTCGGGGATTGCAAAGGCAAGACGGTGATGTTGCTGGGCCTGTTGCGGGAACTCGGGATCGAAGCCGAACCGGTGCTGGTCAACACCGCCGCCGGCGACGCCTTAAGCGAACGGCCGCCAATGGTGTTCTTGTTCGATCACGTGCTGGTGCGCGCGGTAATCGGCGGGCATGAATATTGGCTCGACGGTACCCGCAGCGGCGACCGGACCCTGGCTGAAATCAAAGTGCCGGCGTTCGGTTGGGGCCTGCCGCTGCGTGACGGCCCGACCCAGTTGGCCCGGATGATGCCGGAGCCCCTGACCCAGCCGACCGAGGATCTCGCGATCCATATCGACGCCAGCGGCGGGCTTCGCCTGCCAGCCCCGACCGAGATCGAGAACGTCCTGCGGGGCGACAATGCGATCGGCTTCAACAATGCGATCGCCAGCTTGGCCGGCAATGTCCGCAAGGAGGCGCTCGAACGCTATTGGCACGGCGAATTCGCTTTCGTGACGCCCGAGAAGATCGATGCACGCTTCGATCCGGCAAGCGGCGAAATGCACCTGACCCTGAGCGGCACGGCCGAGATGGACTGGAACGGCGTGTGGTACGAGACCGACAAGATGCATGTCGGCTTCTCGCCCGATTTCGCACGCGCCGACGGGCCGGGCAAGGATGCGCCTTTCGCGGTCGCCTATCCGTTTTTCACCCGCGCGGTCGAAACCATCGTTCTCCCGGCGGGCTTCACCGCAGACCAGATCAGCGGCAAGCCGATCGACGAAACCGTGGCGGGCATCGAATATCACCGCGAAGCCGCAATCGACGGCACTGTGTTCAAGGCGGTCCGCACCAGCCGCAGCATAGTGCCCGAATTCGCAGCTGCCGATGCGCCGGCCGCGGCGAAACGCCTTACCGCGCTGAACGACGAAGGGCTCTATCTGAAGATGCCCTCGACCTATCGGCCGAACAGCGCCGAACTGGCCTATCGCTCTTCCCAGAACATCACCGACGTGCAGGGATTGATCGATCGCGGCGTAGAGGAGCTCGACTACCAGCGGTACGACGAGGCATTGGCCGATTTCGACCGCGCGGTGGCCCTCGCCCCCGACAATCCCTTCGCCGCAGCCGATCGCGGCATGGCGCTGGTCTGGAAACACGATCCGGTCGGCGCCGAACAGGCGTTCCTCCGCGCGGAAAAGCTCGATCCCGATAATGCAGTGGTGAACCGCGGTCGCGGTGTGCTCGCGCTGCAGGCCCAGGATTTCGGCAAAGCAGAGGGCCTCTTTCGCCGCTCGCTGGAAATCGAGCCAGACAACGCCTTCGCCCATTTTCAATTGGCCCTGGCACTGTTCGGCAAGCAGGACCTCGAAGGCGCGCTGGGCGAAGCGCGCCAGGCGATCAAGCTCAATTCGGGCTACGGCGCGGCCTACAGCCTGCAGGCTACGCTGTTGATGAACCTCAAGCGGCCCGACGAAGCCGCGGCGGCGGTCGATACGATGGTGAAGACCTTCCCGAAGGATTCCCAGATGCTCACCTATGCGAGCAATCTCTACGATGCGCTCGGGAAGAGCGAGAAATCGGAGCAATTGCTGAAGACCTCCCTCGCGACCGAGGAAACCCCGCTGGCGTTGGTCAACCGTGCGGAACGGCGCCCGGTGAATGAAACCGAGCAGAAGCTCGCCGACCTCACCCGGGCGCTGCAAATCGATCCCAAATTCGTCCCGGCACTGATCGGCCGGGGGAATGTCCGCTGGATGGAGTATCAGCTCAAACCCGCGCTAAGCGACGTAAACCAGGCAATCGCAATCGCACCCGACGCGTTCCAGGCCTATGACGTCAAGGCCAAGATCCTGGCCGATATGGAGCGCAAGCAGGAAGCTGCCGCGGTCGCCCGGCAGCTGATCGATGCGAATCCGCAGGCCGCGGCCGCTTATTTCTTCGCCGCCAATATTTACGATCGCCTCGGCATGGCAAAGGAAGCCAAGGCGGTGCGCGACAAGCAGGTTGCGCTGCCCGCGCAATCGGTCGGCGCATTGCTCTATCGCAACAGCCTGCGCGAACGGACCGACCTTACCGGCCGCGAACAGGATATCGAGGCCGCGCTGACGCTCGATCCGGGTTCAGCGCCGGCACTGATCGCCAAATCGCAACTGCAGGAAGACCGGGACGATTGGCCCGGTGCTGCCGAATCGCTGGCCAAGGCGCGCATCCGCGACAAGACCGATGCGCAAATCCCCACGCTGCAGGGCATCGCGCTGGTCAAGGCGAACCACACCGCCGAAGCCGCCGAAGCCTTCGATGCATCGCGCAAACTGGCCACGACCGCACAGGATTTGAACACTATCTGCTTCGACAAGGTGATGCGCGGAGTGGCACTGGAACGCGCGGTGGAGGAGTGCGACGCCTCGCTCCAGCTGGCACCCGACAAACCCGCAACCCTGGACAGCCGGGGCCTCGCCTATCTGCGGCTCGGCAAGCTGGGCCAAGCCAAGACCGATTACGACCGGGCGATCGACAAGCTGCCCGGGGTCGCCAATCCGCTGTACGGCCGGGCCGTGGCGCGTGCGCTCTCCGGCGATCTCAAGGGCGCGCGCGAGGATGCGGCGGCAGCGTTGCGGATCTCGCCCCAGATGGAGAAGACTTTTCGCGAGTGGGGGATCGACATTCCGGCGGCGATCGCGGGGAAGCCCAACTGA